A DNA window from Microcystis aeruginosa NIES-843 contains the following coding sequences:
- the cbiD gene encoding cobalt-precorrin-5B (C(1))-methyltransferase CbiD: protein MSISLPRSGYTLPVFACASAIASLQHLHGENELNSVTFNLLEPPETVTIAIEQVARLNPDAALAITRSDPGDNLDLTRNTPIWALVERKTGNQEIEIQGGEGIGLQVDNDGKSAIYSYAQRLLQENLRPLLLPQESIKVTIILPEGKKLATRTSNAAFGVVEGLSLLGTTGISQPLSAPGQLEIFREQLKILSRRFDRLVFCIGENGLDLAPQMGINPDILVKTANWIGPMLLEAQLQGISEILLFGYHGKLIKLAGGIFQTHHHLADGRREILTAYAAKMGLATPHLQQIFDSSTSENGLEYLRQLDRQTGDNWVERIYGEMANTIDRRCQEYVYNHSNGHLGVGCILFDRSRSLISKSENGLKFLQNLQVTP from the coding sequence ATGTCTATCTCTCTACCCCGTTCAGGTTACACTTTACCGGTTTTTGCCTGTGCCAGTGCGATCGCATCTCTCCAGCATCTCCACGGCGAAAATGAGCTAAATTCCGTTACTTTTAATCTTTTAGAACCGCCAGAAACCGTTACAATTGCCATCGAACAAGTTGCTCGACTTAACCCCGATGCTGCCCTAGCCATCACCCGCAGCGATCCGGGGGACAATTTAGATTTAACTAGAAATACCCCTATATGGGCGTTAGTAGAAAGAAAGACGGGTAATCAAGAGATAGAGATTCAAGGCGGCGAAGGAATCGGCCTACAGGTTGATAATGACGGAAAATCAGCTATCTATAGTTATGCCCAGCGTCTCCTGCAAGAAAACCTCAGACCCCTGTTACTGCCCCAAGAAAGCATCAAAGTGACGATTATCCTGCCGGAAGGCAAAAAACTGGCCACAAGGACTTCTAACGCCGCTTTTGGGGTAGTAGAGGGATTATCTTTGTTGGGTACCACCGGCATTTCCCAACCCCTGAGCGCCCCCGGACAGTTGGAAATCTTTCGCGAGCAATTAAAAATTTTATCCCGTCGTTTCGATCGCTTGGTGTTTTGTATCGGGGAAAATGGCTTAGATTTAGCCCCTCAAATGGGTATTAATCCTGATATTTTGGTAAAAACAGCCAATTGGATCGGGCCGATGTTATTAGAGGCACAATTACAGGGAATCTCTGAAATTCTTTTGTTTGGTTATCACGGTAAATTAATTAAACTTGCCGGGGGAATCTTTCAGACTCACCATCATCTCGCCGATGGTCGTCGGGAAATTCTTACCGCCTACGCCGCTAAAATGGGTTTAGCTACCCCCCATCTCCAGCAAATTTTTGACAGTAGCACCAGCGAAAACGGTCTGGAATATCTGCGTCAATTAGACCGGCAAACGGGAGATAATTGGGTGGAACGCATCTATGGAGAAATGGCTAATACGATTGATCGCCGTTGCCAAGAATACGTTTATAACCACAGTAACGGTCATCTTGGGGTCGGTTGTATTTTATTCGATCGCTCTCGTTCTTTGATCAGCAAAAGCGAAAATGGCCTTAAATTTTTGCAGAATCTACAAGTTACCCCCTAG
- the guaA gene encoding glutamine-hydrolyzing GMP synthase — protein MTTQTPLPTPQETLPSESFTNSLNRQIIIILDFGSQYSELIARRIRETNVYSEVLSYRTSAEQLAQINPKGIILSGGPNSVYDPGAPHCDPEIWNLGVPVLGVCYGMQLMVQQLGGRVERAKRAEYGKASLFINDPTDLLTNVEDGSTAWMSHGDSCVELPAGFEILAHTDNTDCAAIADHKKKLFGVQFHPEVVHSVGGIALIRNFVYHICKCEPTWTTEAFVEESIREIRAKVGDKRVLLALSGGVDSSTLAFLLHRAIGDQLTCMFIDQGFMRKGEPERLMQIFNEQFHIRVEYVNARERFLAQVAGVTDPEEKRRRIGHEFIQVFEEESNRLGPFDYLAQGTLYPDVIESADSNVDPKTGERVAVKIKSHHNVGGLPKNLRFKLVEPLRKLFKDEVRKLGRSIGLPEEIVRRQPFPGPGLAIRILGEVTADKLNILRDADWVVRDEINKQGMYHDFWQAFAVLLPVRSVGVMGDQRTYAYPIVLRLVSSEDGMTADWSRVPYDLLETISNRIVNEVKGVNRVVYDITSKPPGTIEWE, from the coding sequence GTGACAACTCAAACCCCCCTTCCCACCCCCCAAGAGACTTTGCCCTCAGAGTCCTTCACTAATAGCCTTAATCGTCAAATAATCATCATTCTTGACTTTGGCTCCCAGTATTCTGAATTAATCGCCCGCAGAATCCGGGAAACGAACGTTTACTCCGAAGTTCTCTCCTATCGTACCAGCGCCGAACAATTGGCCCAAATCAACCCGAAAGGAATAATTCTTTCGGGCGGTCCCAATTCCGTCTATGATCCTGGAGCGCCCCACTGTGATCCCGAAATTTGGAATTTAGGTGTACCGGTCCTCGGAGTTTGCTACGGGATGCAATTGATGGTACAGCAGTTAGGGGGCAGGGTAGAACGGGCAAAACGGGCCGAATACGGCAAAGCATCCCTATTTATCAACGATCCTACCGATTTATTAACCAATGTCGAGGACGGTTCCACCGCTTGGATGAGTCACGGGGATTCCTGCGTGGAATTGCCCGCGGGTTTTGAAATTCTCGCTCATACCGATAATACCGATTGTGCGGCCATTGCCGATCACAAGAAAAAACTCTTTGGAGTGCAGTTTCACCCGGAAGTTGTCCATTCTGTGGGAGGAATCGCCTTAATTCGCAATTTCGTCTATCATATCTGCAAATGCGAACCCACTTGGACCACGGAAGCTTTTGTCGAGGAATCGATCCGAGAAATTAGGGCAAAAGTGGGCGATAAGCGAGTTTTATTGGCTTTATCTGGCGGTGTGGACTCCTCTACCTTAGCATTCCTCTTGCATCGAGCGATCGGTGATCAACTAACCTGTATGTTTATCGATCAGGGATTCATGCGTAAGGGTGAACCAGAACGATTAATGCAGATATTTAACGAGCAATTCCATATTAGAGTTGAGTATGTCAACGCTAGAGAGCGATTTTTAGCGCAAGTGGCCGGTGTCACGGATCCCGAGGAAAAGCGCCGTCGTATCGGCCATGAATTTATTCAGGTGTTTGAAGAAGAATCGAATCGTTTGGGACCCTTTGATTATCTGGCCCAAGGAACTTTATATCCCGATGTGATTGAATCGGCCGATAGTAATGTGGATCCCAAAACCGGGGAAAGAGTAGCGGTTAAAATTAAAAGTCATCATAACGTTGGTGGACTGCCGAAAAATCTCCGGTTTAAATTAGTCGAACCCCTGCGAAAATTATTTAAGGATGAGGTGAGAAAATTAGGTCGATCGATCGGTCTTCCAGAAGAAATTGTTCGTCGTCAACCTTTCCCCGGCCCCGGTTTAGCAATTCGCATTTTAGGGGAAGTGACCGCAGATAAATTAAATATTTTGCGCGATGCAGATTGGGTAGTGCGCGACGAGATTAATAAGCAGGGAATGTATCACGATTTCTGGCAAGCTTTCGCGGTTTTATTGCCTGTCCGCAGTGTGGGAGTGATGGGAGATCAACGCACCTACGCTTATCCTATTGTCCTACGTTTAGTCAGCAGCGAAGACGGAATGACTGCCGATTGGTCGCGGGTTCCCTATGATTTATTGGAGACAATTTCTAATCGCATTGTCAATGAAGTTAAGGGAGTTAACCGCGTGGTTTATGATATTACTTCTAAGCCCCCCGGAACTATAGAATGGGAGTAG
- a CDS encoding DUF262 domain-containing protein: MTQLEILEEIEAVDFAEEEEDIEGESANQKKLQLKEISETVVASSDWTTATIRDQLIRENIQLNPRFQRRDAWNITRKSRFIESLILGFPVPQIVLATNNKEKGKFIVLDGKQRLLTILQFYGDSATPNNSFTLKDLEFLDNLNGCQYQDLKNDFNLNDILDQLDNQTIRTIVIRNWKTESFLHKIFLRLNVENTPLSSQELRQALHPGGFINFLDDRAIESQALKKIFKSSYPDFRMRDTDILLRYVAFHYYLSDYRGDVQMLLDKTCQNFNQEWEKRSDEIINVVDQFEKAVQTTINIFGEKNFSRLWLPESATYRSQFNRAILDVMVFYFCDDLIRAAAEKNKEQVEEAFKSLFLTAVDRFKNAVLISTNTKQSTYDRFHLWGQALSEVLDINFNIPQMEDNRIIFKGLR; the protein is encoded by the coding sequence ATGACACAGTTAGAGATTTTAGAAGAAATAGAAGCGGTGGATTTTGCGGAAGAAGAAGAAGATATTGAAGGAGAATCAGCAAACCAAAAAAAGCTACAACTCAAAGAAATCTCCGAGACTGTTGTTGCCAGCAGTGATTGGACTACCGCAACGATCCGCGATCAATTAATTCGAGAAAATATTCAACTCAATCCGCGCTTTCAAAGACGAGATGCTTGGAATATTACTCGTAAAAGTCGATTTATTGAATCCCTAATTCTAGGGTTTCCAGTCCCACAGATTGTCTTAGCTACTAATAATAAGGAAAAAGGGAAATTTATCGTTCTTGATGGCAAACAACGCCTACTAACAATTTTACAGTTTTATGGTGACAGTGCCACACCTAATAATAGTTTTACTTTAAAAGATTTAGAATTTCTAGATAATCTCAATGGCTGCCAATATCAAGATCTAAAAAATGACTTCAATTTGAATGATATCTTAGACCAACTGGATAATCAAACTATCCGCACGATTGTTATCCGTAATTGGAAAACGGAGAGTTTCCTCCATAAAATTTTTCTGCGTCTCAATGTGGAAAATACCCCTTTGTCTTCTCAAGAATTAAGACAAGCATTACACCCAGGAGGTTTTATTAATTTTTTAGATGATCGAGCGATCGAAAGTCAAGCATTAAAGAAAATATTTAAATCTTCCTATCCCGATTTCCGGATGCGCGACACTGATATATTATTGCGTTATGTAGCTTTTCATTATTATTTATCTGATTATCGCGGTGATGTTCAGATGCTTCTAGATAAAACCTGTCAAAATTTCAATCAAGAATGGGAAAAACGCTCAGATGAAATTATCAATGTTGTTGATCAATTTGAAAAAGCTGTCCAGACAACGATTAATATTTTTGGAGAGAAAAACTTTTCCCGTCTCTGGCTGCCTGAATCGGCAACTTATCGAAGTCAGTTCAATCGAGCAATTTTAGATGTGATGGTTTTTTACTTTTGCGATGATCTAATTAGAGCAGCTGCCGAGAAAAACAAAGAACAGGTAGAAGAAGCATTTAAAAGTTTATTTCTTACTGCCGTTGATCGATTTAAAAATGCTGTATTAATTAGTACAAATACTAAACAATCAACCTATGATCGTTTTCATTTATGGGGTCAAGCTTTATCAGAAGTATTAGATATTAACTTCAATATTCCTCAGATGGAAGACAATCGTATTATTTTTAAGGGGTTAAGATAG
- a CDS encoding DNA cytosine methyltransferase: MKHRPIAIDLFAGCGGMSLGLEAAGFDIAVAVEFDAVHSLVHHFNFPYCQTICRDIAKVTSREILELLKLKGYATDVSLIAGGPPCQGFSLIGKRQIDDPRNSLVFEYLRIVAEIKPKYFIFENVPGMATGKHKQFLEELISEFEAIGYTINQPIKILDASEYGAPQKRRRLILIGSRKDVTMAKYPLAKTVDLNSAKKSAFTSVYDAISDLELIPAFIDTDLGIPASKLDYSGKRKKYSVQPGDIFKLCHQRTVDTKIYGHIGSVHTQRSIDRFIITEPGTVEPKSRFFKLSPTGLCNTLRAGTNSDKGAYTAPRPIHYSIPRCLTVREAARLHTFPDWFQFHRTIWHGFREIGNAVIPLLSKELGSSVMGAMNINTANLNRVILEKMPAELLLYNMSQASNYWGISDDVIPKRKRGVS, encoded by the coding sequence GTGAAACATAGACCAATTGCGATCGATTTATTTGCCGGCTGCGGTGGGATGTCCCTTGGTCTAGAAGCGGCGGGATTTGATATTGCTGTAGCGGTGGAGTTTGATGCAGTCCATTCCTTGGTTCATCATTTTAACTTTCCCTATTGTCAAACTATTTGCCGGGATATAGCCAAAGTAACAAGTAGAGAAATATTGGAATTATTAAAACTAAAAGGCTATGCCACCGATGTTAGTTTAATTGCTGGTGGTCCCCCCTGCCAAGGTTTTTCATTGATTGGTAAACGACAAATAGATGATCCTAGAAATTCTCTTGTATTTGAATATCTGCGGATTGTAGCAGAAATTAAACCCAAGTATTTTATCTTTGAAAATGTCCCCGGCATGGCTACGGGTAAACATAAACAATTTTTAGAGGAGTTAATCTCTGAATTTGAAGCTATTGGCTATACAATTAATCAGCCAATTAAAATCCTCGATGCCAGTGAATATGGCGCACCACAAAAGCGCAGAAGATTAATCTTAATTGGTAGTCGAAAAGACGTGACGATGGCTAAATATCCCTTAGCCAAGACCGTCGATTTGAACTCAGCCAAAAAATCAGCTTTTACCAGCGTCTATGATGCGATTTCAGATTTAGAATTAATACCTGCCTTTATCGATACTGATTTAGGCATACCTGCATCAAAATTAGATTATAGTGGTAAGAGGAAAAAATATTCAGTGCAGCCAGGGGATATTTTTAAACTTTGCCATCAAAGAACAGTAGATACAAAAATCTATGGACATATAGGCTCAGTTCATACCCAAAGATCAATTGATAGATTTATCATAACCGAACCGGGTACAGTGGAACCAAAAAGTCGCTTTTTCAAGCTTTCTCCTACTGGTTTATGTAATACTCTCCGGGCCGGAACTAATAGTGACAAAGGGGCCTATACTGCTCCTAGACCCATTCACTATTCTATTCCTCGTTGTCTTACTGTACGAGAAGCCGCCAGATTACATACATTCCCCGATTGGTTTCAGTTTCACCGCACAATATGGCATGGTTTTCGTGAGATTGGTAATGCAGTTATTCCGCTATTATCGAAAGAACTTGGCTCTTCTGTGATGGGAGCAATGAATATCAATACCGCTAATCTCAACCGAGTTATTTTAGAAAAAATGCCAGCCGAATTATTGCTATATAATATGTCTCAAGCATCAAATTATTGGGGAATCTCTGACGATGTTATCCCGAAAAGAAAACGAGGTGTATCTTAG
- a CDS encoding S8 family serine peptidase, producing the protein MDRYHLTAAGLLMMKRGFWFVVGLVVTIILLPSLVLSNSIGEQGIYADRLRAEPYNLLGRKIAIGQVEIGRPAQFGYDKVAAWRPPYKLAGVFFRDQIAKPNTYLDNHAAMVATVMVSDDKKIPGVAPKARLYSGAVGSLRRGGQPEECLASQNIARQNSGDVRAINFSFGESLQRDQRQEPKLDGQALLTQCVDWSSRVDDVLYVIAGNQGKGGIPIPTDHFNGITTAYTAKREGKFTKVDFANISALPVGIGRSLIKREINDGSRRSINLVAPGNKIELYDLKGKLNTVSGTSFAAPHITASVALLQEYGDQQINQKNPHWSVDSRHHQVMKAVMLNAADKIKDTGDGLRLGMRRTVLTKDQKTWLESDAYKDPKIPLDMQMGTGHLNTFRAYQQFSNGQWSAAKSIPAIGWDYATVTANGYQDYALEKPLKANSFVSITLAWDRLVELIDTNRNNLYDLDESFRDRGLNNLDVYLLPAQEDNNAKYTCASLSDSDSLEHIFCPVPISGNYKIRVQYRQQVNEKEQAFALAWWTVPE; encoded by the coding sequence ATGGATCGGTATCACCTTACTGCCGCAGGATTGCTGATGATGAAAAGAGGGTTTTGGTTTGTCGTCGGGTTAGTAGTAACGATAATTCTGCTTCCTTCCCTAGTTCTTTCTAATTCCATCGGTGAACAGGGAATTTATGCCGATCGCCTGCGGGCGGAACCCTATAATTTATTAGGGCGAAAAATTGCCATCGGTCAAGTGGAAATCGGCCGACCGGCTCAGTTCGGTTATGATAAAGTGGCAGCTTGGCGACCTCCCTATAAATTAGCCGGTGTTTTTTTTCGCGATCAAATTGCCAAACCCAACACCTATCTAGATAATCACGCCGCTATGGTGGCAACGGTAATGGTCAGTGATGATAAAAAAATCCCCGGAGTGGCCCCAAAAGCGAGATTATATTCGGGGGCGGTGGGTTCTTTGCGACGGGGCGGACAACCGGAAGAATGTCTGGCTAGTCAAAATATTGCCCGACAAAATAGCGGTGATGTGCGCGCCATTAACTTTAGTTTTGGGGAATCTTTGCAAAGAGATCAACGACAGGAACCAAAATTAGATGGTCAGGCTTTATTAACTCAATGTGTTGATTGGTCATCGCGAGTTGATGATGTTCTTTATGTAATTGCTGGTAATCAAGGTAAGGGAGGAATTCCCATTCCCACCGATCATTTTAACGGCATTACTACCGCCTATACAGCGAAAAGAGAAGGAAAATTTACTAAAGTTGATTTTGCTAATATTAGTGCTTTGCCAGTGGGTATTGGTCGCAGTTTAATTAAACGGGAAATTAATGATGGTTCGCGACGGTCGATTAATTTAGTTGCTCCTGGCAATAAAATAGAGCTTTATGACCTCAAAGGTAAATTAAATACCGTTAGTGGCACCAGTTTCGCCGCTCCTCATATTACAGCATCCGTGGCACTTTTACAAGAATACGGCGATCAACAAATTAATCAAAAAAATCCCCATTGGAGCGTCGATTCTCGTCATCATCAAGTGATGAAGGCAGTAATGCTTAATGCTGCCGATAAAATTAAAGATACGGGCGATGGGTTACGGTTAGGTATGAGACGGACGGTCTTAACTAAAGACCAAAAAACTTGGTTAGAGTCCGATGCTTATAAAGATCCGAAAATTCCTTTAGATATGCAGATGGGGACGGGACATCTTAACACTTTTCGCGCCTACCAACAGTTTAGTAATGGTCAATGGTCGGCCGCAAAATCTATTCCTGCTATTGGTTGGGATTACGCTACAGTTACCGCTAATGGTTATCAAGATTATGCCCTAGAGAAGCCCTTAAAAGCTAATAGTTTTGTTTCGATAACTTTGGCTTGGGATCGTTTGGTTGAACTAATCGATACTAACCGCAATAATCTCTATGATCTCGATGAAAGTTTCCGGGATCGCGGACTGAATAATTTAGATGTTTATCTTTTACCTGCCCAGGAGGATAATAATGCTAAATACACCTGTGCTTCCCTGAGTGATAGTGATAGTTTAGAGCATATTTTTTGTCCTGTCCCCATCTCTGGAAACTATAAAATTCGGGTTCAATATCGTCAACAAGTTAACGAGAAAGAACAAGCTTTTGCTCTCGCTTGGTGGACGGTTCCCGAATAA
- the cax gene encoding calcium/proton exchanger, with protein MNLRKIVSFAFLLFIPLSVVASRLNWGDQAIFITAALSIIPLSIWLSTAVERVAVVTGPTLGGLVNAIFGNTTTLVIALIALKKGLVDIVQASITGSILSDLLLFMGMGMLTGGIRYKEQEFKPILARVNGSSMTLAVIAIALPTLVIYTSNVVEVADILSLSLVTATVLLIVYGLTLLFSLKTHSYLYEVGLSNENTPDNQVSEEEKAQVWIWLLVLLTSTVAVAYESDLFVDVVESVMEGFNLTPLFIGVIFIPLISDVSGIVTVTQLALKNQMDLTVSVAMGDSLLVALFVAPLLVFIGQFWQQPMDLNFNPFNVVALIVAVIVTNLISFTGRSNWLDGTLLLATYLILAVAFYYHPA; from the coding sequence ATGAATTTAAGAAAAATTGTCTCCTTTGCTTTCCTATTATTTATTCCCCTATCGGTGGTCGCTAGTCGTCTTAATTGGGGAGATCAAGCTATTTTTATCACTGCCGCTTTATCGATCATTCCCCTGTCAATTTGGTTAAGTACGGCCGTGGAAAGAGTTGCCGTAGTCACCGGGCCAACTTTGGGAGGATTAGTTAATGCTATCTTCGGCAATACTACCACTTTAGTTATTGCCTTAATTGCCCTAAAAAAAGGCTTGGTGGACATCGTACAAGCCAGTATTACCGGTAGTATTCTCAGCGACTTATTATTATTTATGGGCATGGGAATGCTCACGGGAGGAATTCGCTACAAAGAGCAGGAATTTAAACCGATTTTAGCGCGGGTAAATGGTTCTTCCATGACTTTAGCAGTAATAGCGATCGCTTTACCAACTTTGGTAATATATACTTCTAACGTGGTGGAAGTTGCCGATATTCTCAGTCTTTCCCTAGTCACCGCCACGGTTTTATTAATAGTTTACGGGTTAACTTTATTATTTTCCCTCAAAACCCATAGCTATCTCTACGAAGTGGGATTAAGTAATGAAAATACCCCTGACAATCAGGTTAGTGAGGAAGAAAAAGCTCAAGTCTGGATTTGGTTACTTGTGCTGCTTACTTCCACCGTAGCTGTAGCTTATGAGTCGGATTTATTTGTTGATGTAGTGGAATCGGTGATGGAAGGATTTAATCTCACTCCTCTCTTTATCGGGGTGATTTTCATCCCTTTAATTAGCGATGTTTCTGGAATAGTTACCGTCACTCAATTAGCCCTAAAAAATCAGATGGATTTAACGGTTTCCGTGGCTATGGGTGATAGTTTATTGGTGGCTTTATTCGTGGCACCTTTATTAGTTTTTATCGGTCAATTTTGGCAGCAGCCGATGGATTTAAATTTTAATCCCTTTAACGTGGTGGCTTTGATTGTAGCGGTGATTGTTACTAATTTAATCAGCTTTACTGGTCGTTCCAATTGGTTAGATGGAACCCTATTACTAGCCACCTATTTAATCTTGGCAGTAGCTTTTTATTACCATCCCGCCTAG
- a CDS encoding cupredoxin domain-containing protein — translation MNSNPYFAAQDIYQKFVAVVIVLISCWLVTFPACAGAAPLEVKISLGSSQGELKFFPSQLDFIAGQKYKLILDNPSPTKHYFTAKDFADASWTQKVEAGKVEIKGAIHELELKPNAQAEWVIVPLKTGKYKLICTIPGHAEAGMVGEIAINNP, via the coding sequence ATGAATTCTAATCCCTACTTCGCTGCCCAGGATATCTATCAAAAATTTGTGGCAGTAGTAATAGTTTTAATTAGTTGTTGGTTAGTGACTTTTCCGGCCTGCGCCGGAGCCGCCCCTCTAGAAGTTAAAATTAGTCTAGGCTCCAGCCAAGGAGAATTAAAATTCTTTCCTAGTCAATTAGACTTTATTGCCGGACAAAAATACAAATTAATTCTCGATAATCCCAGTCCCACTAAACATTATTTTACCGCTAAAGACTTCGCCGATGCTAGTTGGACGCAGAAAGTTGAAGCGGGAAAAGTGGAGATTAAAGGGGCGATTCACGAACTAGAATTAAAACCTAATGCACAGGCAGAATGGGTAATAGTTCCTCTCAAAACCGGTAAGTATAAATTAATCTGTACTATTCCGGGTCATGCGGAAGCGGGAATGGTGGGGGAAATCGCCATTAATAACCCATGA
- a CDS encoding DUF6679 family protein has product MLHRKIYQFCMDGQEVCIFLRDQQRWIDNARIVDLESDLVTIRYETEEEDEISSWEEMVRLESIGAVSRKLASVSRTNPDINVSEDCPEAEQLYPHSPDSLD; this is encoded by the coding sequence ATGTTACACCGCAAGATTTATCAATTCTGTATGGATGGTCAGGAAGTCTGCATTTTCTTGCGCGATCAGCAAAGATGGATTGATAATGCTCGTATTGTCGATCTAGAAAGCGATCTCGTCACCATTCGCTACGAAACAGAAGAAGAAGACGAAATTAGTTCTTGGGAAGAAATGGTGCGTTTAGAAAGTATTGGTGCGGTGAGCAGAAAACTGGCCTCGGTGTCGCGGACGAATCCTGATATTAATGTCTCGGAAGATTGTCCGGAAGCAGAACAACTTTATCCCCATTCTCCCGATAGCTTAGATTAG
- a CDS encoding MAE_28990/MAE_18760 family HEPN-like nuclease → MFEGLLNNLKDEIKTIRSIINISEKLREIIADNPSQLNTEDLKYLQANAPLGDKWLVNDHCSSITRLYALYENFVENLVGDWIILLPQLYSCYQDLPESVRNKHQTGCATLLGNENKRNRFDSLSERDIIKNLFDTEYKNTTKYNLTSAAFLLHEANLRKDQLTRLLVDAGISATDSWQWIENHKKVKNFIDNNSRGSVENELKNFIELRNNSAHGKEIDTVLNANELLQLCDFVEAICQAMSELVLYCFVDRKKKIGKLQKIGKVVNWYQQQQACAIKISDEPQEPNKRLEVGKKVFLVSENKKICQNAIIESIQINKNGKNTPRRRIPIREIKDSEIGLKFDKESQKGLEVYLVISE, encoded by the coding sequence ATGTTTGAAGGACTTTTAAATAACCTAAAGGATGAGATAAAGACCATTCGATCAATAATTAATATCAGTGAAAAACTTAGAGAAATTATTGCGGATAATCCTTCACAACTCAACACAGAAGACTTAAAATATCTTCAAGCAAATGCTCCTTTAGGAGACAAGTGGCTAGTTAACGATCATTGTTCATCTATCACAAGGTTATATGCTCTTTACGAAAATTTTGTCGAAAATCTAGTGGGAGATTGGATTATTTTGCTGCCTCAATTATATAGTTGCTATCAAGATTTACCTGAATCTGTAAGAAATAAGCATCAGACTGGTTGTGCTACATTACTGGGCAATGAAAATAAAAGAAATCGCTTCGATTCTCTTTCAGAGAGGGACATTATCAAAAATTTATTTGATACTGAATACAAAAATACAACTAAATATAATCTCACATCAGCTGCTTTTTTGTTACATGAAGCTAATCTGAGAAAAGATCAATTAACCAGACTTTTAGTCGATGCTGGCATATCTGCAACTGATTCTTGGCAATGGATAGAAAATCATAAAAAAGTTAAGAATTTTATTGACAATAATAGTAGGGGTAGTGTGGAAAATGAATTAAAGAATTTTATAGAACTTCGTAATAATTCTGCTCATGGTAAAGAAATAGATACCGTTCTTAATGCCAATGAGTTACTACAATTATGTGATTTTGTCGAAGCTATATGTCAAGCTATGAGTGAATTAGTTCTTTATTGCTTTGTTGATAGGAAGAAAAAGATAGGAAAGCTTCAAAAGATCGGTAAAGTTGTCAATTGGTATCAACAGCAACAAGCTTGCGCTATCAAAATATCAGATGAGCCACAGGAACCCAATAAAAGACTAGAAGTTGGTAAAAAAGTTTTTTTAGTCAGTGAAAATAAAAAAATATGTCAAAATGCTATTATTGAAAGTATTCAAATTAATAAAAATGGCAAAAATACCCCTCGCCGAAGAATTCCAATAAGAGAGATAAAAGATTCTGAAATAGGCTTAAAATTTGACAAAGAAAGTCAAAAAGGATTAGAAGTTTATTTAGTTATTTCGGAATGA